A single Ketogulonicigenium vulgare WSH-001 DNA region contains:
- a CDS encoding glutamine synthetase family protein: MSWLDDNPHIKSVRTAAVDLNGQARGKRTPSRFARRIEESGTRFPASALNLDIWGEDVEDSPLVFEEGDPDGLLRPTERGYVPMPWLDGTSALLPVWMFKDNGDPFEGDARHALSAIQNRFAERGLRPVVATEMEFYLVDDSEADLRVPRSPRSGKRRIGAESLSLRVLDAFDAFFNDLYDACEAMDIPAEAAMSEVGPGQFEINLQHVPDALRAADDAWFFKMLTRGLARKHKMAASFMAKPYPDFAGNGLHVHFSLINEHGRNVFANDTHDGTKVLYRAIAGCLQAIPDCALIFAPHANSYERLVPESHAPTGICWAHDNRTASIRVPASEFQARRIEHRVAGGDVNPYLLLTAILGAALIGLEDDMRPPPAIEGSAYDQPLPQIPVSWEASIDAFAGSELVRRIFPDALVDNLVRTKRQEMHYMAELTPAERLELYLDTV; the protein is encoded by the coding sequence ATGAGTTGGCTTGATGACAATCCGCATATCAAATCAGTCCGCACCGCAGCCGTTGACCTGAACGGTCAGGCGCGCGGGAAACGCACCCCCAGCCGGTTTGCCCGCCGTATCGAAGAAAGTGGCACAAGATTTCCCGCCTCGGCCCTGAATTTGGATATTTGGGGCGAGGATGTCGAAGACAGCCCCTTGGTGTTCGAAGAGGGCGACCCCGACGGCCTGTTGCGCCCGACCGAGCGGGGATATGTGCCCATGCCATGGCTGGACGGCACATCGGCGCTGCTTCCCGTCTGGATGTTCAAAGACAACGGCGACCCGTTCGAGGGTGACGCCCGCCACGCCCTTAGCGCCATTCAAAACCGGTTTGCCGAACGCGGCCTGCGCCCGGTCGTTGCAACCGAGATGGAATTCTATCTGGTCGATGACAGCGAAGCCGATCTGCGCGTGCCGCGATCACCCCGATCAGGCAAGCGGCGCATCGGGGCCGAAAGCCTGTCGCTGCGCGTGCTCGATGCCTTTGACGCCTTTTTCAACGACCTCTATGACGCCTGCGAGGCGATGGATATCCCCGCCGAAGCCGCCATGTCCGAGGTTGGCCCCGGCCAGTTCGAAATCAACCTGCAGCATGTTCCCGATGCCTTGCGGGCCGCCGATGATGCCTGGTTTTTCAAGATGCTGACGCGCGGCCTTGCGCGCAAACACAAGATGGCCGCCAGTTTCATGGCAAAGCCCTATCCCGATTTTGCCGGCAACGGGCTGCATGTGCATTTCTCGTTGATCAACGAACATGGCCGCAATGTCTTTGCCAATGACACGCATGACGGCACCAAGGTGCTGTATCGCGCGATTGCGGGCTGTTTGCAGGCCATTCCCGATTGCGCACTGATCTTTGCGCCCCATGCCAACAGCTATGAACGCCTTGTCCCCGAAAGCCATGCGCCGACCGGGATCTGCTGGGCCCATGACAATCGCACCGCCTCGATCCGCGTGCCCGCGTCTGAATTTCAGGCCCGCCGGATTGAACACCGCGTCGCGGGCGGCGATGTGAACCCCTATTTACTGCTGACGGCGATTCTTGGCGCGGCGCTGATCGGCCTTGAGGATGACATGCGCCCCCCGCCCGCGATTGAGGGCAGCGCCTATGATCAGCCTTTGCCGCAAATTCCTGTCAGTTGGGAGGCCTCGATCGACGCCTTTGCCGGATCGGAACTGGTGCGGCGCATTTTCCCCGATGCTTTGGTTGATAATCTGGTGCGCACCAAACGGCAGGAAATGCATTACATGGCCGAGCTGACCCCCGCCGAACGGCTGGAACTGTATTTGGACACGGTCTAG
- a CDS encoding CTP synthase, with the protein MARYIFITGGVVSSLGKGLASAALGALLQARGYSVRLRKLDPYLNVDPGTMSPFEHGEVFVTDDGAETDLDLGHYERFTGVAARTTDSISSGRIYSNVLEKERRGDYLGKTIQVVPHVTNEIKDFLSIGANEVDFMLCEIGGTVGDIEGLPFFEAIRQFIHERPRGECILMHLTLLPYLAASGELKTKPTQHSVKELQSIGLAPDVLVCRSEQPIPEKEREKIALFCNVRKDAVIPAYDLKSIYQAPLAYHEAGLDDAVLNAFGIEPAPKPNMTVWEDVIDRLTNPEGEVKIGIVGKYTRLEDAYKSISEALTHGGMANRTKVKIAWVDAELLENDNPANTLEQFDAILVPGGFGERGTEGKIRAAQFAREHKVPYLGICLGMQMAVIEGARNVAGINSAGSEEFDHEAGVQRFEPVVYHLKEWVQGNHVIARKRDDDKGGTMRLGAYNANLKAGSKIAEIYGATEIEERHRHRYEVDTRYKDKLEACGLDFAGMSPDGRLPETVEWKDHPWFIGVQYHPELKSKPFAPHPLFAGFIKAALDNSRLV; encoded by the coding sequence ATGGCACGCTATATTTTCATTACAGGCGGTGTGGTTTCCTCGCTGGGTAAGGGCCTTGCCTCTGCCGCGTTGGGCGCCTTGCTGCAAGCGCGCGGCTATTCGGTGCGCCTGCGCAAACTGGACCCCTATCTGAACGTTGACCCCGGCACGATGTCGCCTTTTGAACATGGCGAGGTTTTCGTGACCGACGACGGCGCGGAAACCGACCTAGACCTGGGCCACTATGAACGCTTTACCGGCGTTGCGGCGCGCACGACCGATTCGATCTCGTCCGGCCGGATCTATTCCAACGTTCTGGAGAAAGAGCGTCGCGGCGATTATCTGGGGAAGACCATTCAGGTCGTCCCGCATGTCACCAATGAAATCAAAGACTTCCTCTCGATCGGCGCCAACGAGGTTGATTTCATGCTGTGCGAAATCGGTGGCACTGTCGGCGATATCGAGGGGCTGCCCTTCTTTGAGGCCATCCGTCAGTTCATTCACGAGCGTCCGCGCGGCGAATGCATCTTGATGCATCTGACGCTGCTGCCCTACCTTGCCGCCTCGGGCGAGCTAAAGACAAAGCCGACCCAGCATTCTGTCAAGGAATTGCAGTCGATCGGCCTTGCCCCCGATGTGCTGGTCTGCCGCAGCGAGCAGCCGATCCCGGAAAAAGAACGCGAAAAGATCGCCCTGTTCTGTAACGTCCGCAAGGATGCCGTGATCCCCGCCTATGACCTGAAGTCGATCTATCAGGCGCCCCTCGCCTATCACGAGGCGGGTCTTGATGATGCCGTGCTGAACGCCTTTGGCATCGAGCCTGCGCCCAAACCGAACATGACCGTTTGGGAAGATGTCATTGATCGCCTGACCAACCCCGAGGGCGAGGTTAAAATCGGTATCGTCGGCAAATATACCCGTCTGGAAGATGCGTATAAGTCGATCTCCGAGGCGCTGACCCACGGCGGCATGGCCAACCGCACCAAGGTGAAAATCGCTTGGGTCGATGCCGAGCTGTTGGAAAACGACAATCCCGCCAATACGCTGGAACAGTTCGACGCGATCCTGGTGCCCGGCGGCTTTGGCGAGCGTGGCACCGAGGGCAAGATCCGCGCCGCCCAATTCGCGCGCGAGCATAAGGTGCCATACCTTGGCATCTGCCTGGGTATGCAGATGGCCGTAATCGAAGGTGCGCGTAACGTCGCGGGCATCAACAGCGCCGGTTCCGAGGAATTCGACCACGAGGCGGGCGTCCAGCGCTTTGAACCCGTGGTCTATCACCTGAAAGAATGGGTGCAGGGCAACCATGTCATCGCGCGCAAGCGGGACGACGACAAGGGTGGCACCATGCGTCTGGGCGCCTATAACGCCAACCTGAAGGCCGGATCGAAGATCGCCGAGATTTACGGCGCGACCGAGATCGAAGAGCGTCACCGCCACCGCTATGAGGTCGACACCCGCTACAAGGACAAGCTCGAGGCCTGCGGCCTTGATTTTGCGGGCATGTCCCCTGATGGCCGCCTGCCTGAAACGGTCGAATGGAAGGACCATCCGTGGTTCATCGGCGTGCAATACCACCCCGAACTAAAGTCCAAGCCCTTCGCCCCTCACCCGCTGTTTGCTGGCTTTATCAAGGCGGCGCTGGATAACTCGCGCCTCGTTTAA
- a CDS encoding adenylosuccinate synthase, whose amino-acid sequence MANVVVVGAQWGDEGKGKIVDWLSERADIVARFQGGHNAGHTLVIGNQVYKLSLLPSGIVRGGKLSVIGNGVVLDPWHLEVEIAKLQGQCVDINPDNLLIAENTSLILPLHGELDRARESAVGVAKIGTTGRGIGPAYEDKVGRRAIRVADLADKATLELRVDRLLAHHDALRRGLGLDPIDRDALIQQLLDVAPKVLPYAAPVWKVLNDARRAGKRILFEGAQGALLDVDFGTYPYVTSSNTLAGQAATGVGLGPTAIDFVLGIVKAYTTRVGEGPFPAELNDEDGQRLGERGHEFGTVTGRKRRCGWFDAVLVRQTCATSGVSGIALTKLDVLDGFKTLKICVGYELDGAIVDYLPTAADQQARCTPVYEEMEGWSETTAGARSWADLPAQAIKYVRRIEELIQCPVALLSTSPERDDTILVTDPFAD is encoded by the coding sequence ATGGCAAACGTAGTCGTCGTTGGCGCCCAATGGGGCGATGAAGGCAAAGGCAAAATCGTGGACTGGCTGTCCGAACGCGCGGATATCGTCGCGCGTTTCCAAGGGGGTCATAACGCGGGCCATACTTTGGTCATTGGCAATCAGGTCTATAAGCTAAGCTTGCTGCCCTCGGGCATCGTGCGGGGCGGGAAACTGAGTGTGATCGGCAACGGCGTCGTGCTGGACCCGTGGCACCTCGAGGTTGAGATCGCCAAGCTGCAAGGGCAGTGTGTTGATATCAACCCCGACAACCTGCTGATCGCCGAGAACACCTCGTTGATCCTGCCGCTGCATGGCGAGCTGGACCGTGCGCGTGAAAGCGCTGTCGGCGTTGCCAAAATCGGCACCACCGGTCGCGGCATCGGTCCGGCCTATGAAGATAAAGTCGGCCGCCGCGCGATCCGCGTCGCCGATCTGGCAGATAAAGCGACGCTCGAGCTGCGCGTTGATCGGCTGCTGGCGCATCACGACGCATTGCGTCGCGGCCTCGGCCTCGATCCGATCGACCGTGATGCCCTGATCCAGCAACTGCTGGACGTCGCACCCAAAGTGCTGCCCTATGCCGCGCCGGTGTGGAAAGTGCTGAACGATGCCCGCCGCGCGGGCAAGCGGATCTTGTTCGAAGGCGCACAGGGCGCGCTGCTGGATGTGGATTTTGGCACCTATCCCTATGTGACCTCGTCGAACACCTTGGCCGGTCAGGCCGCGACCGGCGTCGGCCTTGGCCCGACCGCGATTGATTTCGTGCTGGGCATCGTCAAAGCCTATACGACCCGTGTGGGCGAAGGCCCGTTCCCGGCCGAGCTGAACGACGAAGATGGTCAGCGTCTGGGCGAGCGTGGCCATGAATTCGGCACCGTCACCGGCCGCAAGCGTCGTTGTGGTTGGTTCGACGCGGTTCTGGTACGCCAGACCTGCGCCACCTCGGGTGTGTCGGGCATCGCGCTGACCAAGCTCGACGTGCTGGACGGCTTTAAGACGCTGAAAATCTGCGTCGGCTATGAGCTGGACGGTGCGATTGTCGACTACCTGCCGACCGCTGCGGATCAACAGGCCCGCTGCACGCCGGTTTATGAAGAGATGGAAGGCTGGTCGGAGACCACCGCAGGCGCCCGTAGCTGGGCCGATCTGCCGGCGCAGGCGATCAAATACGTCCGCCGCATCGAGGAGCTGATCCAGTGCCCCGTCGCGCTGCTGTCGACCTCGCCCGAGCGGGACGACACGATTCTGGTGACCGACCCCTTTGCGGATTAA
- the rlmJ gene encoding 23S rRNA (adenine(2030)-N(6))-methyltransferase RlmJ, translating to MLSYQHIYHAGNLADVQKHAALAVALDYLTQKNKPLTYMESHAGRGLYLLDAPEALKTGEAAQGIEKVAHWFADGHPYARAIAATRRDHGPRAYPGSPLIAAQILRDLDTLHLADLHPRENVALQNAIAPFGARIHQKDGFDMALSLTPPDPRRGLLLIDPSYEIRSDYAAIPGKIAAIARKWPVGIIMLWYPILSDAPHLPMLQALADDFPDALRHEVTFPPAREGHRMVGSGLFILNPPYGLIPELERLSGLFAQL from the coding sequence ATGCTATCATATCAGCATATCTATCACGCCGGGAATCTGGCTGACGTGCAAAAGCACGCGGCCCTTGCCGTGGCGCTGGATTATCTGACGCAAAAGAACAAACCCCTGACCTATATGGAAAGCCATGCGGGTCGGGGCCTGTATCTGCTGGACGCGCCCGAGGCGCTAAAGACCGGCGAGGCCGCGCAAGGCATTGAAAAGGTGGCGCATTGGTTCGCCGATGGCCACCCCTATGCCCGCGCGATTGCCGCGACCCGCCGCGATCATGGCCCCCGCGCCTATCCCGGCTCGCCGCTGATCGCCGCGCAGATCCTGCGCGATCTGGACACGTTGCATCTGGCCGATCTGCACCCACGCGAAAACGTGGCGCTGCAAAATGCGATTGCCCCCTTTGGCGCGCGCATCCACCAAAAAGACGGGTTCGACATGGCCTTGTCGCTGACGCCGCCCGATCCGCGCCGCGGCCTGTTGCTGATTGATCCCAGTTACGAAATCCGCAGCGATTACGCCGCGATCCCCGGCAAGATCGCGGCCATCGCCCGCAAATGGCCGGTCGGCATCATTATGCTGTGGTATCCGATCCTCTCGGACGCGCCGCATTTGCCGATGCTGCAGGCATTGGCCGATGATTTCCCCGATGCCCTGCGCCACGAAGTGACCTTTCCGCCCGCACGCGAAGGACACCGCATGGTCGGCTCGGGCCTGTTCATCCTGAACCCACCCTATGGGCTTATCCCCGAGCTTGAACGCCTGTCAGGCCTGTTCGCGCAGCTTTAA
- a CDS encoding type 1 glutamine amidotransferase, translating into MKIGILQTGYAPDALQLTHGDFPDLFIKLLDGQDFDFQTWRVVDMDFPTGTDQADAWLITGSKHGVYEDHAFIPPLEQFIRDIQASGKPLVGVCFGHQIIAKALGGRVEKFDGGWRVGRFDYDFGGETLALNAWHQDQVLDLPAGARRIASGPMCENAAVVYGDSIFTIQPHPEFGTAYGHDMIEQRGPGIVPDDLLSRARAAADLPLDAGRLGARIARFLKTKEIPA; encoded by the coding sequence ATGAAAATCGGTATCCTGCAAACCGGCTACGCTCCCGATGCGTTACAGCTTACCCATGGCGATTTCCCGGATCTGTTCATCAAGCTGCTGGACGGTCAGGATTTCGACTTTCAGACATGGCGCGTCGTCGACATGGATTTTCCGACCGGCACCGATCAGGCTGATGCTTGGCTGATTACCGGATCGAAGCATGGCGTTTACGAGGATCACGCCTTTATCCCGCCGCTGGAACAGTTCATCCGCGACATTCAGGCCAGCGGCAAGCCATTGGTCGGCGTATGCTTTGGTCACCAGATCATCGCCAAGGCGCTGGGTGGCCGGGTCGAGAAATTCGATGGCGGCTGGCGCGTCGGGCGGTTCGATTACGATTTCGGCGGCGAGACACTGGCCCTGAACGCATGGCACCAAGACCAAGTGCTGGATCTGCCCGCAGGTGCGCGCCGCATCGCCAGCGGCCCGATGTGCGAAAACGCGGCTGTGGTCTATGGCGACAGTATTTTCACCATCCAGCCCCATCCCGAATTCGGCACCGCCTATGGCCACGATATGATCGAACAGCGCGGCCCCGGCATTGTGCCTGATGATCTGCTGTCGCGCGCCCGCGCGGCAGCAGACCTGCCCCTTGATGCGGGCCGCCTTGGCGCGCGCATCGCCCGTTTCCTGAAAACCAAAGAGATCCCTGCATGA
- a CDS encoding ABC transporter ATP-binding protein, translating to MTHSAPVIAIHNLHKSYGDLPVLNGVDITAPKGHVIALIGSSGSGKSTLLRCCNLLEDSQDGEILFDGKPVLWAGAGLDRRPASPAQVRQIRTNLSMVFQQFNLWSHLTVLQNVMEAPIIVQKRDRAEVEEKARAYLAKVGIADKADAWPSQLSGGQQQRAAIARALCMEPQALLFDEPTSALDPELEQEVIKVIKDLAAEGRTMIIVTHDMRMAADISDHVIFLHQGRIEEEGPPEAVFGAPQSQRLQQFLSAGQPHATFANKE from the coding sequence GTGACCCATAGCGCTCCTGTCATTGCGATCCACAACCTGCATAAATCCTATGGCGATCTGCCCGTATTGAACGGCGTGGATATCACCGCGCCAAAGGGACATGTGATCGCACTGATCGGCTCGTCCGGATCGGGAAAATCGACGCTGCTGCGCTGCTGCAACCTGTTGGAAGACAGCCAAGATGGCGAGATTTTGTTCGACGGCAAACCGGTGCTTTGGGCGGGCGCAGGCCTTGATCGCCGCCCCGCCAGCCCCGCGCAGGTGCGCCAGATCCGCACCAACCTGTCGATGGTGTTCCAGCAGTTCAACCTGTGGTCGCATCTGACGGTGCTGCAAAACGTGATGGAAGCGCCGATCATCGTGCAAAAGCGCGACCGCGCCGAGGTCGAGGAAAAGGCCCGCGCCTATCTGGCCAAGGTCGGCATCGCCGATAAGGCCGACGCCTGGCCCTCGCAGCTATCGGGCGGCCAGCAACAGCGCGCCGCTATCGCCCGCGCCCTGTGTATGGAGCCGCAGGCCCTGCTGTTCGACGAGCCGACCAGCGCCCTCGATCCCGAGTTGGAACAAGAAGTGATCAAGGTGATCAAGGATCTCGCCGCCGAGGGGCGCACCATGATCATCGTCACGCACGATATGCGCATGGCCGCCGATATCAGCGATCATGTCATCTTCCTGCACCAAGGCCGCATCGAAGAAGAAGGCCCGCCAGAGGCCGTTTTCGGTGCGCCGCAAAGCCAACGTCTGCAGCAATTCCTGTCCGCAGGCCAGCCACACGCAACTTTCGCCAACAAGGAGTAG
- a CDS encoding ABC transporter permease — MGSFCADPASLSGPAWMLCYLTNPRHLAFYTSFGTVIALLLITAVVALSFGFGGAMAARARIAPVRWFGKAYIAIVRGVPDIAFFMFFVIALDQAFEIVRHHVKCPDWDQPIRQGSDFLVCAAAKLPLSTDPAWVHELYAFALAVLTFSIVFGAFAANILFGAMKSVPRGQIEAAESYGMSHGQIFWRITVPQMWLYALPGLSNLWMVLIKATPLLFLLGIQDVVYWARELGASRTPQFTSYPHGDWRMWYFLFLLVFYLTLTKISEIGFDRLQRRFSAGQATTGGEALRKAVA; from the coding sequence ATGGGTAGTTTCTGCGCAGATCCCGCAAGCCTCTCGGGCCCGGCATGGATGCTGTGCTATTTGACGAACCCCCGCCATCTGGCTTTTTACACGTCATTTGGAACGGTCATCGCGCTGCTGCTGATTACGGCGGTTGTGGCACTGTCTTTTGGCTTTGGCGGCGCCATGGCCGCACGGGCGCGGATCGCGCCGGTGCGCTGGTTCGGCAAAGCCTATATCGCGATTGTGCGCGGCGTGCCGGATATCGCCTTTTTCATGTTCTTTGTCATCGCGCTGGATCAGGCGTTTGAAATCGTCCGTCACCATGTGAAATGCCCCGATTGGGATCAGCCGATCCGGCAGGGCAGCGATTTTCTGGTCTGCGCGGCGGCGAAACTGCCGCTATCCACAGACCCAGCTTGGGTGCATGAGCTTTACGCCTTTGCGCTTGCGGTTCTGACCTTTTCCATTGTTTTCGGGGCATTCGCCGCGAATATCCTGTTTGGCGCGATGAAATCCGTGCCGCGCGGCCAGATCGAGGCCGCCGAAAGCTATGGCATGTCCCATGGCCAGATCTTTTGGCGCATCACCGTGCCGCAAATGTGGCTTTACGCGCTGCCGGGCCTGTCGAACCTGTGGATGGTGCTGATCAAGGCAACGCCGCTGCTGTTCCTGTTGGGCATTCAAGATGTGGTCTATTGGGCGCGGGAACTGGGCGCATCGCGCACGCCGCAATTCACCAGCTATCCGCATGGCGACTGGCGGATGTGGTATTTCCTGTTCCTGTTGGTGTTTTATCTGACGCTGACCAAAATTTCCGAGATCGGTTTCGACCGCTTGCAGCGCCGCTTTAGCGCAGGGCAAGCCACGACGGGCGGCGAGGCCCTACGAAAGGCCGTCGCATGA
- a CDS encoding transporter substrate-binding domain-containing protein: MKTLLRSTAILSLGLLASGAMAQDIVRIGTEGAYAPYNFVNDQNQLDGYEIELGNELCLRAGITCEWVQNDWDSIIPNLVSGNYDAIMAGMSITDERRQVIAFSDEYVPAQSSLYVAQTEGVDVNTAVVAAQTGTIQAGHVSETAATLLEFATFDDALAAVTSGEADAVLADGDSLLPAIEASGGALVVVDSVQIGGGIGVGLRQSDTALAETFNTAIASMKADGTINELMVKWFGAEAETFE; this comes from the coding sequence ATGAAAACCCTGCTGCGTTCCACCGCGATCCTGTCGCTGGGGCTGCTTGCCTCGGGCGCGATGGCCCAAGATATCGTCCGTATCGGCACCGAAGGCGCCTATGCGCCCTATAATTTCGTGAACGACCAGAACCAGCTGGACGGCTATGAGATCGAGCTGGGCAACGAGCTGTGCCTGCGCGCCGGCATCACCTGTGAATGGGTGCAGAACGACTGGGATTCGATCATTCCGAACCTTGTCTCGGGCAATTATGACGCGATCATGGCGGGCATGTCGATCACCGATGAGCGTCGCCAAGTCATTGCTTTCTCGGACGAATATGTTCCGGCGCAAAGCTCGCTTTATGTCGCACAGACCGAAGGCGTCGATGTGAACACCGCCGTCGTCGCCGCGCAAACCGGCACGATCCAAGCGGGTCATGTGTCCGAGACCGCCGCCACCTTGCTGGAATTTGCGACCTTTGACGACGCGCTCGCGGCTGTGACCAGCGGCGAGGCGGATGCCGTTTTGGCTGACGGCGACAGCCTGCTGCCCGCGATCGAGGCATCTGGCGGCGCGCTGGTCGTTGTGGATTCGGTGCAAATCGGTGGCGGTATCGGTGTTGGCCTGCGCCAGTCGGACACCGCACTGGCCGAGACGTTCAACACCGCCATCGCCAGCATGAAAGCTGACGGCACCATCAACGAGTTGATGGTGAAATGGTTCGGTGCCGAAGCCGAAACCTTTGAATAA
- a CDS encoding ABC transporter permease subunit (The N-terminal region of this protein, as described by TIGR01726, is a three transmembrane segment that identifies a subfamily of ABC transporter permease subunits, which specificities that include histidine, arginine, glutamine, glutamate, L-cystine (sic), the opines (in Agrobacterium) octopine and nopaline, etc.): MSCWDTLTTYGLRSIGIGPRALPSADITLCDQFVLIGSGMIWNVYFGIIAVIFGFVAAVALAVAKDSRNLWVQKPAAWFIFIFRGSPLFIQFFFCYFLFLSLRGWVPQLGFLTSAVYGALVVLFMNTAAYSAEIFLGALRAIPKGDVEAADAYGFSGFSRFRRIIFPNMLRLAWPSYTNEAIFLFHATTLVFFSGFPAVQQQGDALYYASYLAGKTFNPFISYPILAGYFILLTLLITLIMGVVNKRLNRHLPQERRSRIKLRLRLIR; this comes from the coding sequence ATGAGCTGCTGGGACACTTTAACAACTTACGGTCTGCGCAGCATCGGCATCGGGCCGCGCGCGCTGCCCAGCGCCGATATTACCCTGTGCGATCAATTCGTTCTGATCGGATCGGGCATGATCTGGAACGTCTATTTCGGCATTATCGCGGTGATTTTCGGCTTTGTCGCCGCCGTCGCACTGGCGGTGGCCAAAGACAGCCGGAACCTTTGGGTGCAAAAGCCCGCGGCGTGGTTCATTTTCATCTTCCGCGGCTCGCCTTTGTTCATCCAGTTCTTTTTCTGCTATTTCCTGTTCCTGTCGCTGCGCGGCTGGGTGCCGCAATTGGGGTTCCTGACTTCGGCGGTTTACGGCGCGCTGGTGGTGCTGTTCATGAACACCGCCGCCTATTCGGCCGAGATCTTTCTGGGCGCGCTGCGTGCCATTCCCAAGGGCGATGTCGAGGCCGCCGATGCCTATGGCTTCTCGGGCTTTTCCCGCTTTCGCCGCATCATCTTTCCCAACATGCTGCGCCTTGCCTGGCCGTCTTATACAAACGAGGCGATCTTTCTGTTCCACGCAACGACGCTGGTGTTCTTTTCCGGCTTTCCGGCGGTGCAACAACAAGGTGACGCGCTGTATTATGCCAGCTATCTTGCAGGCAAGACGTTCAACCCTTTCATTTCCTATCCGATTTTGGCGGGCTATTTCATCCTGCTGACATTGCTGATCACCCTGATAATGGGGGTGGTGAATAAACGACTGAACCGACATCTTCCGCAGGAAAGGCGCAGTCGGATAAAGCTCCGACTACGATTGATAAGATGA
- a CDS encoding thiamine diphosphokinase, with amino-acid sequence MLIGPVPVDHLPPAQGAAIVAVDGGADQCLRHGLQPDLVIGDLDSLGDAARAAFQDRLVQVNEQITTDFEKALIHVGAPLRLAVGFWGGRADHALAVLGALAGHPDRRTIVIGTDDIIFHCPPAFHMELPAGTRVSLFPLVAMECDSTGLEWATHGLHLDPLARTGVSNSAKGGPIFIAPARTGLLVILPRASLPAAVAALG; translated from the coding sequence ATGTTGATCGGCCCGGTGCCTGTGGATCACCTGCCCCCGGCACAAGGGGCCGCCATTGTCGCGGTGGATGGCGGTGCGGATCAATGCCTGCGCCATGGATTGCAGCCTGATCTGGTCATTGGCGATCTTGATTCGCTGGGCGATGCGGCCCGCGCGGCCTTTCAGGACCGGCTGGTACAGGTGAACGAGCAGATCACCACCGATTTCGAAAAGGCGCTGATCCACGTCGGTGCGCCGCTGCGCTTGGCCGTTGGCTTTTGGGGCGGGCGGGCCGATCATGCCTTGGCGGTGCTGGGGGCGCTGGCGGGGCATCCAGACCGGCGCACCATTGTCATCGGGACAGATGACATCATCTTTCACTGTCCGCCCGCGTTTCACATGGAACTGCCCGCAGGCACCCGCGTCTCGCTGTTTCCACTGGTGGCGATGGAATGCGACAGCACGGGGCTGGAATGGGCGACGCATGGCCTGCATCTGGACCCGCTGGCGCGCACGGGGGTGTCCAATAGCGCAAAGGGCGGGCCGATTTTCATCGCACCCGCCCGCACTGGTCTATTGGTGATTCTGCCGCGGGCAAGCTTGCCCGCAGCCGTGGCCGCGCTGGGTTAA
- the secG gene encoding preprotein translocase subunit SecG: METVVIIVHLILALVLIGVVLLQRSEGGGLGMGAGGGNGGLPSTGRSGTTALAKATWWLAGAFIVTSLVLTILAATGNSGSGLMSNPDLLLPPPASDAPAASGLLPPAAGTTESNSLLPSGN; the protein is encoded by the coding sequence ATGGAAACTGTTGTCATCATCGTTCACCTGATCCTGGCACTGGTGCTGATCGGCGTGGTCCTACTGCAACGCTCGGAAGGCGGCGGCCTTGGAATGGGCGCTGGCGGCGGCAACGGCGGCCTGCCCTCGACGGGGCGTTCGGGCACGACCGCGCTGGCAAAAGCCACCTGGTGGCTGGCAGGCGCATTCATCGTGACCTCGCTGGTGTTGACGATCCTGGCTGCTACGGGCAATTCGGGCTCGGGCCTGATGAGCAACCCTGATCTGCTGCTGCCCCCGCCCGCATCTGACGCGCCTGCGGCCTCTGGCCTGCTGCCGCCTGCGGCTGGCACGACGGAAAGCAATTCGTTGCTGCCCAGCGGGAACTGA